The following DNA comes from Corynebacterium lizhenjunii.
AGGGCAACCTGTACTCGGTGATCAACCTGTTCTCAGGTGGAGCGCTGCTGCAGCTGTCAATCTTCGCCATCGGCATCATGCCTTACATTACGGCCTCGATTATTGTGCAGCTGCTGACGGTGGTTATCCCGCGGTTTGAGCAGCTGAAGAAGGAAGGCCAGTCGGGGCAGGCAAAGATGACGCAGTACACGCGTTATCTGACTTTGGCGCTGGCGCTGTTGCAGTCCTCGGGCATTGTGGCGCTGGCGGACCGTCAGCAGCTGCTGGGTCAGGGCGTGGAAGTACTGGACCCGAACCGCAATCTGTTTACCCTGATCGTTTTGGTGATCACCATGACCTCCGGCGCCATGTTGGTGATGTGGATGGGCGAGCTGATTACGGAAAAGGGCATTGGCAACGGCATGTCCTTGCTGATTTTTGCTGGTATTGCCACCCGTCTGCCTACTGACGGCGTGAACATCTTCCAGAACAATGGCGGCTTGGTCTTTGCCATGATCCTGGCCGGTCTGGTGGTGCTGGTGGTGGGTATTACCTTCATCGAGCAAGGCCAGCGTCGCGTCCCGGTTCAGTACGCCAAGCGCATGGTAGGCCGCCGCCAGTATGGCGGGTCCTCCACCTACCTGCCGTTGAAGGTCAACCAGGCGGGCGTTATCCCGGTTATCTTTGCGTCCTCGCTGATTTACATGCCGGTGCTGATTACGCAGATTGTCAACTCTGGTTCCGCAGAAACCCCGGATAACTGGTGGATGCGAAACGTGATTGTGCACCTGCAGGCGCCGAGCTCCTGGCAGTACATTGTGCTCTACTTCGTGCTGACCATCTTCTTCGCCTATTTCTACGTTTCCGTGCAGTATGACCCGGCGGAGCAGGCGGACAACATGAAGCGCTATGGTGGATTCATTCCGGGCATCCGCCCGGGCCGGCCGACTGCAGAGTATCTGGGTTTTGTGATGAACCGCCTGCTCTTCGTGGGCTCGCTCTACCTGGCGCTGATCGCC
Coding sequences within:
- the secY gene encoding preprotein translocase subunit SecY, whose amino-acid sequence is MSAIIQAFKDADLRKKIVFTIVMIIAYRIGAQIPSPGVDYASIAGRLRTLTADQGNLYSVINLFSGGALLQLSIFAIGIMPYITASIIVQLLTVVIPRFEQLKKEGQSGQAKMTQYTRYLTLALALLQSSGIVALADRQQLLGQGVEVLDPNRNLFTLIVLVITMTSGAMLVMWMGELITEKGIGNGMSLLIFAGIATRLPTDGVNIFQNNGGLVFAMILAGLVVLVVGITFIEQGQRRVPVQYAKRMVGRRQYGGSSTYLPLKVNQAGVIPVIFASSLIYMPVLITQIVNSGSAETPDNWWMRNVIVHLQAPSSWQYIVLYFVLTIFFAYFYVSVQYDPAEQADNMKRYGGFIPGIRPGRPTAEYLGFVMNRLLFVGSLYLALIAILPNILLDLGVGSSSASGASAFGGTAILIMVSVALTTVKQIESQLLQSNYEGLLK